One region of Nycticebus coucang isolate mNycCou1 chromosome Y, mNycCou1.pri, whole genome shotgun sequence genomic DNA includes:
- the LOC128578985 gene encoding prostate and testis expressed protein 2-like translates to MFALLLLGTVFLLYPYWGDHQGPLKETETMCYKCGKYHLGLCCDVMKSSRVKHRQSCAVENIYVLTMKGKSMYYYSKLSCMTKCEDINFLGFEKRTELICCNHSNYCNLPDGL, encoded by the exons ATGTTTGCTCTGCTTCTGCTGGGCACAGTCTTTCTGCTTTACCCATACTGGG GTGATCATCAAGGCCCTCTAAAAG AGACTGAAACAATGTGTTATAAATGTGGAAAATATCATCTTGGGTTGTGCTGTGATGTCATGAAATCCTCCCGCGTGAAGCATAGACAGTCCTGTGCTGTTGAGAACATCTATGTGCTCACCATGAAAG GGAAGAGTATGTACTATTATTCAAAACTGTCTTGTATGACCAAGTGTGAAGACATCAACTTCTTGGGCTTTGAAAAGAGGACAGAGCTCATCTGTTGTAACCACAGTAACTACTGCAACCTCCCAGATGGCCTCTAG